One window of the Nocardia terpenica genome contains the following:
- a CDS encoding RecB family exonuclease, whose translation MRSPVTHRSVSQLQQYEKCPYSYKLARLDRVWSRPAAWLAQGSAVHTVAEMYERSDRTMDLEQAQDLFREEYSNEIAKYTERTPNFEYWFWSGRYNGERDIERRYGLGLDQVGRYLDWYERHPEEVIWIAPDGTPGIELGFDIDLDGVKVRGYIDAVIQTGDEVRVRDNKTGNQPGGDFQLGVYSVALADEFDIDPPQVGDYWMGRSGKPTKDYRIGEWTRERVTESFHELEDNIQAERFDPKPDPDKCRFCDVKASCAFAMG comes from the coding sequence ATGCGTAGCCCGGTCACGCATCGCAGCGTCTCGCAGCTCCAGCAATACGAAAAGTGCCCGTACTCATACAAACTCGCCCGTCTGGACCGGGTGTGGTCCCGGCCGGCCGCCTGGCTCGCGCAAGGCTCGGCAGTGCACACTGTCGCCGAGATGTATGAGCGATCGGACCGAACCATGGATCTCGAACAGGCCCAGGATCTATTCCGCGAGGAGTACTCGAACGAGATCGCCAAGTACACCGAGCGCACCCCGAACTTCGAGTATTGGTTCTGGTCGGGACGGTACAACGGAGAGCGTGACATCGAACGCCGGTACGGGCTGGGCTTGGACCAGGTCGGCCGATATCTCGACTGGTACGAACGGCACCCCGAAGAGGTGATCTGGATTGCCCCAGACGGCACACCAGGGATCGAACTCGGTTTCGACATCGACTTGGACGGGGTAAAGGTCCGCGGCTACATCGACGCGGTGATCCAGACCGGCGACGAGGTTCGAGTCCGCGACAACAAGACCGGCAACCAGCCGGGCGGGGACTTCCAGCTCGGCGTCTACTCGGTGGCCCTGGCCGACGAGTTCGACATCGACCCGCCGCAGGTCGGCGACTACTGGATGGGCCGGTCCGGCAAACCCACCAAGGACTACCGGATCGGTGAGTGGACCCGCGAACGGGTCACCGAGTCGTTCCACGAGCTGGAGGACAACATCCAGGCCGAGAGATTCGATCCCAAGCCCGACCCCGACAAATGCCGATTCTGCGACGTGAAGGCGTCGTGCGCCTTTGCCATGGGCTGA
- a CDS encoding DUF2786 domain-containing protein encodes MAINWEDKVRKLLALAEGPGVTEAEAELAREQAYSIIASRGLDEAKIRAAQGAQAQQAEIVVKRFDATGQYQLLQLRLMHRIASALHCESLHWTHDNHGMIVGAKPHVERVMLLLALLAPQMVKATKSARPEGYSYMTGGEVRSWRRSFAIGWLERVGRTLRDKEQTVATSTEAQTTGAALVLVDDRQRAELARKERFGKPKTSKYKAPGSGFRDGWTEGANADIGDGRLKGSRLALHS; translated from the coding sequence ATGGCAATCAACTGGGAAGACAAGGTTCGCAAGCTGCTGGCACTGGCCGAAGGGCCGGGAGTCACCGAGGCCGAAGCCGAGCTGGCGCGCGAGCAGGCGTACTCGATCATCGCGTCCCGAGGACTGGACGAAGCGAAGATCCGCGCCGCCCAGGGCGCGCAGGCCCAGCAGGCGGAGATCGTCGTCAAGAGGTTCGATGCGACCGGCCAATACCAGCTGCTACAGCTGCGGCTGATGCATCGGATCGCAAGCGCCCTGCACTGCGAATCGTTGCACTGGACCCACGACAACCACGGCATGATCGTCGGCGCGAAACCGCACGTCGAACGAGTCATGTTGTTGCTGGCACTGCTCGCCCCGCAAATGGTCAAGGCCACGAAATCAGCACGGCCGGAAGGCTATTCGTACATGACTGGCGGCGAGGTTCGGTCCTGGCGGCGATCCTTCGCCATCGGATGGCTCGAACGCGTCGGCCGGACCCTGCGGGACAAGGAACAGACCGTGGCCACCTCGACCGAGGCCCAGACCACAGGTGCCGCGCTGGTCCTGGTCGATGACCGCCAGCGCGCCGAGCTTGCACGCAAGGAGCGGTTCGGCAAGCCGAAGACCAGTAAGTACAAGGCTCCAGGCTCCGGGTTCCGAGACGGCTGGACCGAGGGAGCGAACGCCGATATCGGGGACGGCCGGCTGAAGGGCAGCCGACTTGCCCTCCACTCCTGA